From Carbonactinospora thermoautotrophica, the proteins below share one genomic window:
- a CDS encoding ABC transporter ATP-binding protein, which translates to MNGSGPSWTTLRSYVRDPSVKDRKLTPGTISRILGFARPFTGQLVLFVALVTLHAVFMVLPPLLLRRIIDQGVLRGNGGVVTVLALAVAVIAMLDAAASLAERYFSARIGEGLIYVLRTRVFAHVQRMPIAFFTRTQTGALISRLNNDVIGAQQAFTSTLSNVVSNLISLVLVGGAMLYLSWQVTLAVLALAPIFLVPAKFVGRRIQALQRESMQLNAEMSTVMAERFNVAGALLAKLYGRPGEEDTAFAAKAGRVRDIGVRIALSNRVLFTALTLIASLATALVYLIGGRLAIAGSLSVGTLLALATLLGRLYGPLTALSNVRVDVMAALVSFERVFEVLDLPPMIREKPGAVALPPGPAAVEFEHVDFRYPSAEEVSLASLESVANPEVAPSQQVLHDISFRAEPGQLVALVGPSGAGKTTITHLVSRLYDATGGVVRVGGYDVRDVTLESLHAKVGVVTQDAHMFHDTIRENLRYARPDATEEQLVAACKAAQIWDLVASLPHGLDTVVGERGYRLSGGEKQRLALARLLLKEPDVVVLDEATAHLDSESEAAVQRALATALKGRTAIVIAHRLSTVRGADQILVVDGGRIVERGRHEELLAAGGLYAELYRTQFERQGATPGAAAERTTEESGFAGVAPQG; encoded by the coding sequence ATGAACGGCAGCGGCCCTTCGTGGACGACGCTGCGCTCGTATGTGCGGGACCCGTCGGTCAAGGACCGGAAGCTGACCCCAGGAACGATCTCCCGGATCCTCGGCTTCGCCCGGCCCTTCACCGGTCAGCTCGTGCTGTTCGTCGCCCTGGTCACCCTGCACGCGGTCTTCATGGTGCTGCCGCCGCTGCTGCTGCGGCGGATCATCGACCAAGGCGTGCTGCGGGGGAACGGCGGCGTGGTCACCGTGCTCGCCTTGGCCGTGGCCGTGATCGCGATGCTCGACGCCGCGGCCAGCCTGGCTGAGCGGTATTTTTCGGCGCGCATCGGCGAGGGCCTGATCTACGTCCTGCGCACCCGGGTGTTCGCGCACGTGCAGCGGATGCCGATCGCGTTCTTCACCCGCACCCAGACCGGGGCGCTCATCTCCCGGCTCAACAACGACGTGATCGGCGCGCAGCAGGCCTTCACCTCCACGCTCTCCAACGTGGTCTCCAACCTGATCAGCCTGGTGCTGGTCGGCGGCGCCATGCTGTACCTGTCCTGGCAGGTCACGCTCGCCGTGCTCGCCCTGGCGCCGATCTTCCTCGTCCCGGCCAAGTTCGTGGGTCGTCGCATCCAGGCGCTGCAACGGGAGTCCATGCAGCTCAACGCCGAGATGAGCACGGTCATGGCCGAGCGGTTCAACGTGGCCGGGGCGCTGCTCGCCAAGCTGTACGGACGGCCCGGCGAGGAGGACACGGCGTTCGCGGCCAAGGCCGGCCGGGTACGCGACATCGGGGTGCGGATCGCGCTGTCCAACCGGGTCCTATTCACCGCGCTCACGCTGATCGCGTCGCTCGCGACCGCGCTCGTGTACCTGATCGGCGGGCGCCTGGCGATCGCGGGCTCGCTGTCCGTGGGCACGCTGCTCGCGCTGGCCACGCTGCTCGGCCGGTTGTACGGGCCGCTCACCGCGCTGTCCAACGTCCGGGTGGACGTGATGGCCGCGCTGGTCAGCTTCGAGCGCGTCTTCGAGGTGCTCGACCTGCCACCCATGATCCGCGAGAAGCCCGGCGCGGTAGCGCTCCCGCCCGGCCCGGCGGCGGTGGAGTTCGAGCACGTGGACTTCCGCTACCCATCGGCCGAGGAGGTGTCCCTCGCCTCGCTGGAGTCGGTCGCCAACCCGGAGGTGGCCCCCTCCCAGCAGGTGCTGCACGACATCTCGTTCCGCGCCGAACCCGGCCAGCTCGTGGCGCTCGTCGGTCCGTCCGGCGCCGGCAAGACCACGATCACGCACCTGGTGTCCCGGCTGTACGACGCGACCGGCGGGGTGGTGCGTGTGGGCGGGTACGACGTCCGTGACGTCACCCTGGAGTCGCTGCACGCCAAGGTCGGCGTGGTGACCCAGGACGCGCACATGTTCCACGACACGATCCGGGAGAACCTGCGGTACGCCCGGCCGGACGCCACCGAAGAGCAGCTCGTCGCTGCCTGCAAGGCGGCGCAGATCTGGGACCTGGTCGCGTCGCTGCCTCACGGGCTCGACACCGTGGTCGGGGAGCGCGGCTACCGGCTATCCGGCGGGGAGAAGCAGCGGCTCGCGCTCGCCCGCTTGCTGCTCAAGGAGCCGGACGTGGTCGTGCTCGATGAGGCCACCGCGCACCTGGACTCCGAGTCCGAGGCCGCCGTGCAGCGTGCGCTCGCCACGGCCCTGAAGGGGCGTACCGCGATCGTGATCGCGCACCGGCTCTCGACCGTGCGCGGAGCCGATCAGATCCTCGTCGTCGACGGTGGCCGCATCGTCGAGCGCGGGCGTCACGAGGAGCTGCTGGCCGCCGGCGGGCTGTACGCGGAGCTGTACCGCACCCAGTTCGAGCGTCAGGGCGCCACTCCCGGCGCGGCGGCGGAACGCACGACAGAGGAGTCCGGGTTCGCCGGTGTCGCTCCGCAGGGGTGA
- a CDS encoding acyl-CoA dehydrogenase family protein has translation MSTAASCVGLAQAARWSRTRSSGSRADRRAPARAVIADSAVDVAAVRLLTWRAADLKARGERYALAASKAKLFATEASVRVANNCIQVHGGYEYRVPGGEVFARRPGRHPARGDRQIQKLLIGRELTGISAF, from the coding sequence ATGTCGACCGCCGCGTCCTGCGTGGGCCTGGCGCAGGCCGCGCGATGGTCGCGTACGCGAAGCAGCGGGAGCAGAGCCGATCGCCGCGCACCAGCTCGTGCAGTGATCGCTGACTCTGCCGTGGACGTGGCCGCGGTCCGGCTGCTCACCTGGCGCGCCGCGGACCTGAAGGCACGCGGCGAGCGGTACGCGCTGGCCGCTTCGAAGGCGAAGCTGTTCGCCACCGAGGCGTCCGTTCGGGTGGCCAACAACTGCATTCAGGTGCACGGCGGTTACGAGTACCGAGTTCCCGGCGGGGAAGTATTTGCGCGACGCCCGGGTCGCCACCCCGCACGAGGGGACCGTCAGATTCAGAAACTGCTCATCGGCCGGGAGCTCACCGGGATTTCCGCGTTCTAG
- a CDS encoding enoyl-CoA hydratase/isomerase family protein, which produces MEGTLEPSASAPDDAPGPPGVPADLLAAGGVRCAVEGAVATVTLARPERRNAQTPETWQALAAIGRALPGTVRVVVLRGEGPSFSAGLDLSRLTPEFIGTLARQDDAALDATLESYQEAFTWWRRPDLVSIASVAGHAVGAGFQLALACDLRVVADDVRFAMRETSLGLVPDLGGTKPLVDCVGYARALEICATGRWIDAKEAQQLGLATLVVPLAELAAATQDLVAAVLATPRDAVVELKALLQGAGGRSYDEQRSAERAAQIRRLRDLAGLGE; this is translated from the coding sequence ATGGAAGGCACGCTCGAACCATCCGCCTCCGCCCCGGATGACGCGCCTGGACCACCGGGCGTTCCGGCTGATCTGCTGGCCGCCGGCGGGGTCCGTTGCGCTGTCGAGGGAGCGGTCGCGACCGTGACCCTCGCCCGCCCGGAGCGGCGCAACGCGCAGACGCCTGAGACGTGGCAGGCTCTCGCCGCGATCGGGCGTGCTCTCCCGGGCACGGTGCGCGTGGTCGTCCTGCGGGGTGAGGGCCCGTCGTTCTCCGCGGGCCTGGACCTGTCCAGGCTCACCCCGGAGTTCATCGGCACGCTCGCCCGCCAGGACGACGCCGCTCTGGACGCCACCCTGGAGTCGTACCAGGAGGCGTTCACCTGGTGGCGGCGGCCCGACCTCGTCTCGATCGCGTCGGTCGCCGGGCACGCGGTCGGTGCTGGCTTCCAGCTCGCGCTCGCCTGCGACCTGAGAGTGGTCGCCGACGACGTGCGGTTCGCCATGCGGGAGACCAGTCTCGGCCTCGTGCCGGATCTCGGGGGCACCAAGCCGCTGGTCGACTGCGTCGGCTACGCCCGGGCGCTGGAGATCTGCGCCACGGGCCGGTGGATCGACGCGAAGGAGGCGCAACAGCTCGGCCTGGCCACGCTCGTCGTGCCGCTGGCCGAGCTGGCCGCCGCCACCCAGGACCTCGTGGCCGCCGTCCTCGCGACCCCGCGCGACGCGGTGGTGGAGCTGAAGGCGCTGCTCCAGGGTGCCGGCGGGCGCTCGTACGACGAGCAGCGGTCCGCGGAGCGCGCGGCCCAGATCCGGCGGCTCCGTGACCTGGCCGGACTGGGGGAGTAG